One part of the Lapillicoccus jejuensis genome encodes these proteins:
- a CDS encoding tryptophan-rich sensory protein — protein sequence MLSDQATSVPAATSSRPTTTDRVRQVVVTVSEVLCVYGTLVGVGVLGTSVETSSGGALSAEATRIAPPGPAFSIWSVVYLGLFLYTIWQWLPSQATQRRMRSTGWLAAVSMLLNAGWLLVTQQGWIWVSVVVILALVLVLGELVRRLTAIPPTASPATSRGRRLAELVVVDGTFGLYLGWVAVATAANVTAALVSSGVRPSDAVSDLLAVVVIAVVALISVVVSRAFGGRYAVAAASAWGLAWIAVGRTTSEPASTVTAVAAVLAALVVVAAALRFHRRAGTDGADGTDGTSASTGTTSGRVRGRTVTA from the coding sequence ATGCTCAGTGATCAGGCCACCAGCGTCCCGGCCGCGACGTCGTCGCGGCCCACCACGACCGACCGGGTCCGCCAGGTCGTCGTCACCGTCAGCGAGGTGCTCTGCGTCTACGGCACCCTCGTCGGCGTCGGCGTGCTCGGCACGTCCGTGGAGACCAGCTCCGGCGGCGCGCTGTCGGCGGAGGCCACCCGCATCGCCCCGCCCGGCCCCGCCTTCTCGATCTGGTCCGTGGTCTACCTCGGGCTGTTCCTCTACACGATCTGGCAGTGGCTGCCGTCGCAGGCCACGCAGCGCCGGATGCGCTCGACCGGCTGGCTGGCCGCCGTGTCGATGCTCCTCAACGCCGGCTGGCTGCTGGTCACCCAGCAGGGCTGGATCTGGGTGAGCGTCGTCGTCATCCTCGCGCTGGTGCTCGTCCTCGGCGAGCTCGTGCGCCGCCTGACGGCCATCCCGCCGACCGCGTCGCCCGCGACCTCCCGCGGCCGGCGCCTCGCGGAGCTCGTCGTGGTCGACGGCACGTTCGGGCTCTACCTCGGCTGGGTCGCCGTCGCGACGGCCGCCAACGTCACCGCCGCGCTCGTCAGCTCCGGGGTGCGCCCGTCCGACGCCGTCAGCGACCTGCTCGCCGTCGTCGTCATCGCCGTCGTCGCCCTGATCAGCGTCGTCGTCTCGCGCGCCTTCGGCGGTCGGTACGCCGTCGCCGCCGCGTCGGCCTGGGGCCTGGCCTGGATCGCCGTCGGCCGCACGACGTCCGAGCCCGCCTCGACGGTGACCGCTGTCGCCGCCGTCCTCGCGGCCCTCGTCGTCGTGGCCGCCGCGCTGCGCTTCCACCGCCGAGCGGGCACGGACGGCGCGGACGGCACCGACGGC